From one Populus alba chromosome 17, ASM523922v2, whole genome shotgun sequence genomic stretch:
- the LOC118039388 gene encoding methionine aminopeptidase 2B isoform X2 — protein MASEDLKSQVPVEENGTKEEEKNGNLEASVSKENGESSDVFSVIQEEEEGEEEEGETKEATKKKKKKNKSKRKKELAKQTDPPTIPVVDLFPSGEFPEGEIQQYKDDNLWRTTSEEKRALERLEHPMYNSVRQAAEVHRQVRKYMKSILKPGMLMTDLCETLENTVRKLISENGLQAGIAFPTGCSLNCVAAHWTPNTGDKTVLQYDDVMKLDFGTHIDGRIVDCAFTVAFNPMFDPLLEASREATNMGIKGLMCVYVMLVLPSKRSWNHTRLKLMERCFKIHAGKSVPIVKGGEQTKMEEGDFFAIETFASTGKGYIREDLECSHYMKDFDVGHIPLRLPRAKQLLATINKNFSTLAFCRRYLDRLGETKYLMALKNLCDSGVVQPLPPLCDVKGSYVSQSEHTILLRPTCKEVISRGDDF, from the exons ATGGCAAGTGAGGACTTGAAATCCCAAGTCCCGGTTGAAGAAAATGGGactaaagaagaagagaaaaatgggAATTTAGAGGCTTCGGTCAGCAAGGAGAACGGTGAATCTTCTGATGTTTTTTCAGTaatacaagaagaagaagaaggagaagaagaggaaggagagACCAAAG AAgctacaaagaaaaagaagaagaagaacaaaagcaA GAGAAAAAAGGAATTGGCAAAGCAGACTGATCCACCCACTATTCCTGTCGTGGATCTTTTCCCTTCTGGGGAGTTTCCTGAAGGTGAAATCCAGCAATACAAAGACGA TAATTTGTGGAGGACTACATCTGAAGAGAAAAGAGCATTGGAACGTCTTGAACACCCAATGTACAATTCAGTTCGCCAGGCAGCGGAAGTTCATCGCCAG GTTCGGAAGTATATGAAAAGCATTTTGAAGCCTGGAATGTTAATGACTGATCTCTGCGAGACCTTGGAGAACACTGTTCGTAAGCTAATATCAGAGAATGGTCTGCAAGCTGGCATTGCATTTCCTACTGGATGCTCTCTGAACTG TGTTGCTGCTCATTGGACCCCAAATACAGGGGATAAGACTGTGCTTCAGTACGATGATGTGATGAAATTGGATTTTGGGACCCATATAGATG GACGTATTGTGGACTGTGCATTTACAGTGGCATTCAACCCTATGTTTGATCCACTACTTGAAGCTTCACGCGAGGCAACCAACATGGGTATCAAG GGATTGATGTGCGTCTATGTGATGTTGGTGCTGCCATCCAAGAGGTCATGGAATCATACGAGGTTGAAATTAATGGAAAGGTGTTTCAAG ATTCATGCTGGAAAATCTGTTCCCATTGTTAAAGGAGGGGAACAGACAAAAATGGAAGAGGGTGATTTTTTTGCAATTGAAACATTTGCATCTACAG GGAAAGGATATATAAGAGAAGATCTAGAGTGCAGCCATTACATGAAAGATTTTGATGTTGGCCATATCCCATTGAGGTTGCCAAGAGCAAAGCAACTGCTAGCAACAATCAATAAGAATTTCTCCACATTAGCCTTTTGTAGAAGGTATTTAGATCGCTTGGGCGAGACTAAATATTTGATGGCACTCAAGAATCTGTGTGATTCTGGCGTTGTTCAG CCTTTACCTCCTTTGTGTGATGTTAAGGGCAGTTATGTATCTCAATCCGAGCATACCATCTTGCTACGGCCAACCTGCAAAGAGGTCATATCGAGAGGCGATGACTTCTAG
- the LOC118039388 gene encoding methionine aminopeptidase 2B isoform X1 produces MASEDLKSQVPVEENGTKEEEKNGNLEASVSKENGESSDVFSVIQEEEEGEEEEGETKEATKKKKKKNKSKRKKELAKQTDPPTIPVVDLFPSGEFPEGEIQQYKDDNLWRTTSEEKRALERLEHPMYNSVRQAAEVHRQVRKYMKSILKPGMLMTDLCETLENTVRKLISENGLQAGIAFPTGCSLNCVAAHWTPNTGDKTVLQYDDVMKLDFGTHIDGRIVDCAFTVAFNPMFDPLLEASREATNMGIKESGIDVRLCDVGAAIQEVMESYEVEINGKVFQVKSIRNLNGHSIGPYQIHAGKSVPIVKGGEQTKMEEGDFFAIETFASTGKGYIREDLECSHYMKDFDVGHIPLRLPRAKQLLATINKNFSTLAFCRRYLDRLGETKYLMALKNLCDSGVVQPLPPLCDVKGSYVSQSEHTILLRPTCKEVISRGDDF; encoded by the exons ATGGCAAGTGAGGACTTGAAATCCCAAGTCCCGGTTGAAGAAAATGGGactaaagaagaagagaaaaatgggAATTTAGAGGCTTCGGTCAGCAAGGAGAACGGTGAATCTTCTGATGTTTTTTCAGTaatacaagaagaagaagaaggagaagaagaggaaggagagACCAAAG AAgctacaaagaaaaagaagaagaagaacaaaagcaA GAGAAAAAAGGAATTGGCAAAGCAGACTGATCCACCCACTATTCCTGTCGTGGATCTTTTCCCTTCTGGGGAGTTTCCTGAAGGTGAAATCCAGCAATACAAAGACGA TAATTTGTGGAGGACTACATCTGAAGAGAAAAGAGCATTGGAACGTCTTGAACACCCAATGTACAATTCAGTTCGCCAGGCAGCGGAAGTTCATCGCCAG GTTCGGAAGTATATGAAAAGCATTTTGAAGCCTGGAATGTTAATGACTGATCTCTGCGAGACCTTGGAGAACACTGTTCGTAAGCTAATATCAGAGAATGGTCTGCAAGCTGGCATTGCATTTCCTACTGGATGCTCTCTGAACTG TGTTGCTGCTCATTGGACCCCAAATACAGGGGATAAGACTGTGCTTCAGTACGATGATGTGATGAAATTGGATTTTGGGACCCATATAGATG GACGTATTGTGGACTGTGCATTTACAGTGGCATTCAACCCTATGTTTGATCCACTACTTGAAGCTTCACGCGAGGCAACCAACATGGGTATCAAG gaatcAGGGATTGATGTGCGTCTATGTGATGTTGGTGCTGCCATCCAAGAGGTCATGGAATCATACGAGGTTGAAATTAATGGAAAGGTGTTTCAAG TTAAGAGTATCCGTAACTTGAATGGGCACAGCATTGGCCCCTACCAGATTCATGCTGGAAAATCTGTTCCCATTGTTAAAGGAGGGGAACAGACAAAAATGGAAGAGGGTGATTTTTTTGCAATTGAAACATTTGCATCTACAG GGAAAGGATATATAAGAGAAGATCTAGAGTGCAGCCATTACATGAAAGATTTTGATGTTGGCCATATCCCATTGAGGTTGCCAAGAGCAAAGCAACTGCTAGCAACAATCAATAAGAATTTCTCCACATTAGCCTTTTGTAGAAGGTATTTAGATCGCTTGGGCGAGACTAAATATTTGATGGCACTCAAGAATCTGTGTGATTCTGGCGTTGTTCAG CCTTTACCTCCTTTGTGTGATGTTAAGGGCAGTTATGTATCTCAATCCGAGCATACCATCTTGCTACGGCCAACCTGCAAAGAGGTCATATCGAGAGGCGATGACTTCTAG
- the LOC118035644 gene encoding patatin-like protein 2, giving the protein MANMQTPRSPLQLPTRGNQITVLSIDGGGIRGIIPGTILAFLESELQKLDGADARLADYFDVISGTSTGGLVTAMLAAPNKQNRPLFAAKDINDFYLENCPKIFPQDSSTFASAANLVKTLRGPKYDGKFLHSIVKEKLGDTWLHQTLTNIVIPTFDIKRLQPTIFSTYNVKNNPSTDALLSDICIGTSAAPTYLPAHYFETKDPSGKVRDFNLIDGGVAANNPTLVAISEVSKAINREGPDSYRMNPMEYGRFLVLSLGTGTAKSEEKYDAEEAAKWGLLGWLTSDHSTPLVDVFTQASADMVDFHISTVFQALNSEENYLRIQDDTLTGTLSSVDVATKENLENLVKVGEELLKKPVSRVNLATGVFEPINKMTNEEALRKLAKLLSREKHLREAKSAVGN; this is encoded by the exons atggcTAACATGCAAACTCCAAGATCTCCCCTTCAACTTCCAACTCGTGGAAACCAGATCACTGTTCTTAGCATCGATGGAGGTGGAATAAGAGGCATTATACCAGGAACTATCCTTGCCTTTTTAGAGTCTGAGCTTCAG AAGCTGGATGGTGCAGATGCAAGGCTTGCGGATTACTTTGATGTGATTTCAGGGACTAGCACTGGCGGCCTCGTGACGGCTATGCTAGCTGCACCGAATAAGCAAAACCGCCCTTTGTTTGCTGCTAAAGACATCAATGACTTCTACCTTGAGAACTGCCCTAAAATATTTCCTCAAGACAG CTCTACATTTGCCTCCGCTGCAAATCTGGTAAAGACTCTGAGAGGACCAAAGTATGATGGAAAATTCTTGCATAGTATTGTCAAGGAAAAGTTGGGAGATACATGGCTGCACCAGACATTGACAAATATTgtgatcccaacttttgacatcaAGCGCCTCCAGCCAACTATCTTTTCTACCTATAATGTGAAGAATAACCCATCAACGGATGCCCTTTTGTCTGATATCTGCATTGGAACTTCAGCTGCCCCGACTTATCTTCCTGCCCATTATTTTGAAACCAAAGATCCATCGGGCAAAGTTAGAGATTTCAATCTTATTGATGGTGGTGTGGCAGCAAACAATCCA ACTTTAGTTGCCATCAGTGAAGTTTCAAAAGCAATCAATCGGGAGGGACCTGACTCCTACCGCATGAACCCCATGGAATATGGCCGATTTCTAGTCCTGTCCCTGGGCACTGGTACAGCAAAATCAGAAGAAAAGTATGATGCAGAAGAAGCAGCTAAATGGGGTCTCTTGGGATGGTTGACTAGTGATCATTCTACTCCATTAGTGGATGTTTTCACACAAGCTAGTGCTGACATGGTTGATTTTCATATTTCCACTGTTTTTCAAGCCCTTAACTCCGAGGAAAATTATCTTCGAATTCAG GATGACACATTGACCGGAACGCTTTCATCTGTGGATGTTGCCACAAAAGAGAATTTGGAGAATCTTGTGAAAGTGGGCGAGGAATTGTTGAAGAAACCAGTTTCAAGGGTGAATTTGGCTACCGGAGTCTTTGAACCTATCAATAAGATGACCAATGAAGAGGCTCTCAGAAA GTTGGCTAAATTACTCTCGAGGGAGAAGCATCTTCGTGAGGCTAAGTCAGCTGTTGGAAATTAA
- the LOC140954867 gene encoding patatin-like protein 2, with protein sequence MVDFHISTVFQALNCEENYLRIQDDTLTGTLSSVDVATKENLENLVKVGEELLIKPVSRVNLATGVFEPINKMTNEEALRKLAKLLSREKHLREAKSAVGN encoded by the exons ATGGTTGATTTTCATATTTCCACTGTTTTTCAAGCCCTTAACTGTGAAGAAAATTATCTTCGAATTCAG GATGACACATTGACTGGAACGCTTTCATCTGTGGATGTTGCCACGAAAGAGAACTTGGAGAATCTTGTGAAAGTGGGCGAGGAATTGTTGATAAAGCCAGTTTCAAGGGTGAATTTGGCTACTGGAGTCTTTGAACCTATCAATAAGATGACTAATGAAGAGGCTCTCAGAAA GTTGGCTAAATTACTCTCGAGGGAGAAGCATCTTCGTGAGGCTAAGTCAGCTGTTGGAAATTAA